A window of the Dictyostelium discoideum AX4 chromosome 4 chromosome, whole genome shotgun sequence genome harbors these coding sequences:
- the proS gene encoding proline-tRNA ligase: MSEEQKPMETNTKVEEKKPREKKEKKPAVEKKAVVEKKGDVKANLLGAGCKKEEDFSEWYQNVITRSEMIDYYDISGCYILRPWAYSIWEQIQAFFDAEIKKLDVQNAYFPLLVSEKALTTEKDHIEGFAPEVAWVTKSGDSQLADPVAIRPTSETIMYPAYANWIRSHRDLPLKLNQWVNVVRWEFKRPVPFLRSREFLWQEGHTAFANKEEADEEVFTILDLYRRVYEELLCVPVVKGVKSEKEKFAGGLYTTTIEGFIPTNGRGIQAATSHALGQNFSKMFNIEFENDKGTKSLAWQNSWGLTTRTIGVMVMVHGDDKGLVLPPRISPIQAVVIPLHFKDSDTTAVDSKAKEIADQLKAAGIRVNLDNRPNYNPGHKYNHWELKGVPIRIEIGPKDVASGTVICCRRDTAEKSKVEISNIVTGVKELLDNIQSNLFDRAVKQRNDHIVTINQWNEFVPALDNKNLVLAPWCEKVSCEDSIKKKSSEESKNKAEEEKGFCLTGAAKSLCIPLQNQEHVKLPEIKDDTKCFCCQEKATKYTLFGRSY; this comes from the coding sequence CAAATCTTTTAGGTGCAGGTtgtaaaaaagaagaagatttTTCAGAATGGTATCAAAATGTTATTACACGTTCAGAGATGATTGACTATTATGATATTTCAGGTTGTTATATTCTCAGACCATGGGCATACTCAATTTGGGAGCAAATTCAAGCATTCTTTGATGCAGAGATTAAGAAATTGGATGTACAAAATGCATACTTCCCATTGTTAGTCTCAGAGAAGGCATTGACCACAGAAAAGGATCATATTGAAGGTTTTGCACCAGAGGTTGCATGGGTAACAAAGAGTGGTGATTCACAATTGGCCGATCCAGTTGCAATTCGTCCAACTTCCGAAACCATTATGTATCCAGCATATGCCAATTGGATTCGTTCTCATAGAGATTTaccattgaaattgaatcaatgGGTAAATGTTGTACGTTGGGAATTCAAACGTCCAGTACCATTCCTTCGTAGCAGAGAATTCCTCTGGCAAGAGGGTCACACTGCCTTTGCAAACAAGGAAGAGGCCGATGAAGAGGTATTCACAATTCTCGATTTATACAGACGTGTCTATGAGGAATTATTATGTGTACCAGTTGTAAAGGGTGTAAAATctgaaaaagagaaattcgCCGGTGGTCTTTACACAACCACTATCGAAGGTTTCATCCCAACCAATGGTCGTGGTATTCAAGCTGCCACTTCACATGCTTTGGGTCAAAACTTTTCAAAAATGTTCAATATTGAATTCGAGAATGATAAAGGTACCAAATCATTGGCATGGCAAAACAGTTGGGGTTTAACCACTCGTACCATTGGTGTCATGGTTATGGTCCATGGTGATGACAAAGGTTTGGTTCTCCCACCACGTATCTCCCCAATTCAAGCTGTCGTCATTCCACTCCACTTTAAGGATTCCGATACCACCGCCGTAGATTCAAAGGCTAAAGAAATCGCTGATCAATTAAAGGCTGCCGGTATTCGTGTCAATTTAGATAATCGTCCAAACTACAATCCAGGTCATAAATACAATCATTGGGAATTGAAAGGTGTTCCAATTCGTATTGAAATCGGTCCAAAAGATGTTGCCTCTGGTACTGTCATCTGTTGTCGTAGAGATACCGCCGAGAAATCTAAAGTTGAAATCTCAAACATTGTCACTGGTGTCAAGGAATTACTCGACAACATTCAATCAAATCTCTTTGATCGTGCTGTTAAACAAAGAAATGATCATATCGTCACCATCAATCAATGGAATGAGTTTGTTCCAGCTTTGGATAATAAAAACCTTGTTTTAGCACCATGGTGCGAAAAAGTCTCTTGTGaagattcaatcaaaaagaaGAGTTCTGAagaatctaaaaataaagctgaagaagaaaaaggtTTCTGTTTAACTGGTGCCGCCAAATCATTATGTATTCCATTACAAAATCAAGAACATGTTAAACTTCcagaaattaaagatgatACTAAATGTTTCTGTTGTCAAGAAAAAGCAACAAAATATACTCTCTTTGGTAGatcttattaa